A single genomic interval of Zingiber officinale cultivar Zhangliang chromosome 4A, Zo_v1.1, whole genome shotgun sequence harbors:
- the LOC121973045 gene encoding probable WRKY transcription factor 25, with protein sequence MQFGKPQAHAADPPSLAPEDSWRCGHRVAIRDINRAHDLMTQLQAVLLQFPVGSTWSQLGGDIIKDILKLTASALSALQSSEGIAGEKRTTTWGRKKRRRVEEEKWAVVTTVPYEDGRQWRKYGQKAINNTEHPRSYFRCTYKEEQGCEAKKTVQQEDGHADPPKFTVEYTARHTCKLSESTTGLPFQKLSWPLPTSDRLITSSSSSSSPSLVAASTDAKVDDQSYENVFFNGDLDMSRARADPPSQLQLNRNCNPAVFDCDPSPDSHSHSNYSLGWDRRPKVARRPPLAWLPTAWTSAHLQQPPTICPNSNYNLNENPNPRRDHSQLQSDSIHDPTVITKGIKRGVWKSESKDPLSPCVCTQVHDEMLDDWDWDWELDMLFGDE encoded by the exons aTGCAGTTCGGCAAACCACAAGCTCATGCCGCCGATCCCCCGTCGCTGGCGCCGGAGGATTCATGGCGATGCGGGCATCGCGTGGCGATCCGAGACATCAACCGAGCCCATGATCTGATGACCCAGCTGCAGGCTGTGTTACTTCAGTTCCCCGTCGGCTCCACCTGGTCGCAATTGGGCGGCGACATCATCAAGGACATACTGAAGCTCACCGCGTCGGCCCTCTCCGCCCTTCAATCCAGCGAGGGGATCGCCGGCGAGAAGAGGACTACTACTTggggaagaaagaaaag GAGGAGGGTGGAGGAGGAGAAATGGGCAGTCGTGACGACGGTGCCGTACGAGGATGGTCGCCAGTGGCGCAAGTACGGACAGAAGGCCATCAACAATACTGAGCATCCGAg gagctacttcagatGCACATACAAAGAGGAGCAAGGCTGCGAGGCCAAGAAGACGGTGCAGCAAGAGGACGGCCATGCGGATCCACCAAAGTTTACCGTGGAATACACCGCTCGCCATACCTGCAAATTATCCGAGTCGACAACAGGTCTCCCTTTTCAAAAGCTCTCTTGGCCGCTGCCGACCTCTGATCGCCTGATCACGTCCTCTTCGTCATCGTCTTCTCCATCGCTTGTAGCTGCTAGTACCGATGCTAAAGTCGACGATCAGAGCTATGAGAATGTCTTCTTCAATGGGGATCTTGATATGTCGCGGGCGAGGGCGGATCCCCCTTCACAATTACAGCTGAATCGCAACTGCAATCCGGCCGTATTTGATTGTGATCCCTCCCCAGATTCACATTCTCATTCGAATTATAGTTTGGGTTGGGACAGACGACCAAAAGTCGCTCGGAGGCCGCCCCTCGCTTGGCTCCCGACAGCCTGGACATCCGCCCACCTCCAACAACCTCCGACTATTTGTCCCAACTCAAACTATAATCTGAATGAGAATCCGAACCCAAGAAGAGATCATAGTCAATTACAGTCAGATTCCATCCATGATCCGACCGTAATTACGAAAGGAATCAAAAGAGGAGTATGGAAAAGTGAATCAAAGGATCCGCTCTCGCCATGTGTGTGCACACAGGTGCATGATGAAATGCTTGACGATTGGGATTGGGATTGGGAGTTGGACATGTTGTTTGGAGATGAATGA
- the LOC121969214 gene encoding glycerol-3-phosphate dehydrogenase [NAD(+)], chloroplastic-like isoform X2 has product MAGVFIADPSLLSPLLPLPSARRSFSLPERNLRLYRNPSLLPASSPCVPPCSCAAGTLDPEPSEEIDNTSLSTRLEGGKDRRRAVRIAWEKLVRWSRSWRSKAKTDVLERTKKVAVLGGGSFGTAMAAHVASRKAGMEVSMLLRDSDVCRAINETHFNFKYFPEHKLPENIMATTSAKDALLGADFCLHAVPVQMLDSHVCIIFIPEAKSFLMTFGVAAMVAASKDKKLARAAQQLLASPNLRISSSRDVTGVEIAGALKNVLAIASGIVEGMNLGNNCMAALVAQGCSEIRWLATKMGAKPTTLTGLSGSGDIMLTCFVNLSRNRTVGVRLGSGEKLDDILGSMNQVAEGVSTAGAVIALAEKYHVKMPVLTAVARIIDNELTPRKAVLELMSLPQVEEV; this is encoded by the exons ATGGCCGGGGTCTTCATCGCCGACCCTTCGCTTCTCTCTCCGCTGCTGCCTCTCCCCTCGGCTCGCCGATCCTTCTCCCTTCCGGAGAGGAATCTGCGGCTCTACCGCAACCCCTCGCTCCTTCCCGCCTCCTCCCCCTGCGTCCCTCCTTGCTCCTGTGCTGCAGGAACCCTAGACCCAGAGCCCTCCGAAGAAATCGATAACACTAGCTTAAGCACTAGGCTCGAGGGTGGCAAAGACCGTCGGAGGGCTGTCAGGATTGCGTGGGAGAAGCTGGTCCGCTGGTCCCGATCCTGGCGGTCGAAAGCTAAGACCGACGTCCTTGAGAGGACCAAGAAG GTGGCTGTTCTTGGAGGGGGGTCATTTGGGACAGCAATGGCGGCACATGTTGCGAGCAGGAAGGCCGGGATGGAAGTCTCGATGCTTCTTAGAGATAGTGATGTCTGTCGAGCTATTAATGAGACGCACTTCAATTT CAAATATTTTCCTGAACACAAACTGCCAGAAAATATTATGGCCACAACCAGTGCCAAGGATGCTTTATTAGGAGCTGATTTTTGCCTACATGCTGTTCCTGTGCAG ATGCTAGACTCCCATGTCTGCATTATTTTCATTCCAGAAGCTAAGAGTTTTCTAATGACCTTTGGGGTTGCAGCAATGGTGGCTGCATCAAAAGACAAAAAGTTGGCAAGGGCAGCTCAGCAATTATTAGCTTCCCCAAACCTGAGGATTAGCTCCTCGAG GGATGTTACAGGAGTGGAAATTGCAGGTGCACTGAAAAATGTGCTTGCCATAGCATCAGGGATTGTGGAGGGAATGAATCTTGGAAATAATTGTATGGCTGCTCTTGTGGCGCAGGGATGTTCTGAGATAAGATGGTTGGCTACAAAG ATGGGAGCAAAGCCAACAACACTTACTGGACTATCAGGGTCTGGTGACATTATGCTTACATGTTTTGTTAATCTTTCAAGAAATCGAACTGTTGGAGTGCGGCTTGGATCAGGAGAGAAGCTTGATGACATACTGGGTTCAATGAATCAG GTTGCTGAAGGTGTATCCACAGCTGGGGCAGTCATTGCATTGGCTGAGAAGTACCATGTAAAAATGCCAGTTCTAACTGCAGTTGCTCGCATTATTGACAATGAATTGACTCCCAGAAAAGCTGTTCTTGAGTTGATGAGCTTACCACAG GTCGAAGAAGTTTGA
- the LOC121969214 gene encoding glycerol-3-phosphate dehydrogenase [NAD(+)] 2, chloroplastic-like isoform X1, with translation MAGVFIADPSLLSPLLPLPSARRSFSLPERNLRLYRNPSLLPASSPCVPPCSCAAGTLDPEPSEEIDNTSLSTRLEGGKDRRRAVRIAWEKLVRWSRSWRSKAKTDVLERTKKVAVLGGGSFGTAMAAHVASRKAGMEVSMLLRDSDVCRAINETHFNFKYFPEHKLPENIMATTSAKDALLGADFCLHAVPVQFSSSFLQGISQHVDPNLPFISLSKGLELNTLRTMSQIIPCALRNPRQPFVVLSGPSFAIELMGKMPTAMVAASKDKKLARAAQQLLASPNLRISSSRDVTGVEIAGALKNVLAIASGIVEGMNLGNNCMAALVAQGCSEIRWLATKMGAKPTTLTGLSGSGDIMLTCFVNLSRNRTVGVRLGSGEKLDDILGSMNQVAEGVSTAGAVIALAEKYHVKMPVLTAVARIIDNELTPRKAVLELMSLPQVEEV, from the exons ATGGCCGGGGTCTTCATCGCCGACCCTTCGCTTCTCTCTCCGCTGCTGCCTCTCCCCTCGGCTCGCCGATCCTTCTCCCTTCCGGAGAGGAATCTGCGGCTCTACCGCAACCCCTCGCTCCTTCCCGCCTCCTCCCCCTGCGTCCCTCCTTGCTCCTGTGCTGCAGGAACCCTAGACCCAGAGCCCTCCGAAGAAATCGATAACACTAGCTTAAGCACTAGGCTCGAGGGTGGCAAAGACCGTCGGAGGGCTGTCAGGATTGCGTGGGAGAAGCTGGTCCGCTGGTCCCGATCCTGGCGGTCGAAAGCTAAGACCGACGTCCTTGAGAGGACCAAGAAG GTGGCTGTTCTTGGAGGGGGGTCATTTGGGACAGCAATGGCGGCACATGTTGCGAGCAGGAAGGCCGGGATGGAAGTCTCGATGCTTCTTAGAGATAGTGATGTCTGTCGAGCTATTAATGAGACGCACTTCAATTT CAAATATTTTCCTGAACACAAACTGCCAGAAAATATTATGGCCACAACCAGTGCCAAGGATGCTTTATTAGGAGCTGATTTTTGCCTACATGCTGTTCCTGTGCAG TTTAGTTCATCCTTTCTTCAAGGCATTTCACAACATGTTGACCCAAACTTGCCATTTATATCTCTTAGTAAAGGGTTGGAACTGAATACTCTTAGAACAATGTCTCAAATCATTCCATGTGCATTAAGAAACCCTCGTCAACCATTTGTTGTGTTATCTGGGCCTTCTTTTGCAATAGAGTTGATGGGCAAGATGCCAACAG CAATGGTGGCTGCATCAAAAGACAAAAAGTTGGCAAGGGCAGCTCAGCAATTATTAGCTTCCCCAAACCTGAGGATTAGCTCCTCGAG GGATGTTACAGGAGTGGAAATTGCAGGTGCACTGAAAAATGTGCTTGCCATAGCATCAGGGATTGTGGAGGGAATGAATCTTGGAAATAATTGTATGGCTGCTCTTGTGGCGCAGGGATGTTCTGAGATAAGATGGTTGGCTACAAAG ATGGGAGCAAAGCCAACAACACTTACTGGACTATCAGGGTCTGGTGACATTATGCTTACATGTTTTGTTAATCTTTCAAGAAATCGAACTGTTGGAGTGCGGCTTGGATCAGGAGAGAAGCTTGATGACATACTGGGTTCAATGAATCAG GTTGCTGAAGGTGTATCCACAGCTGGGGCAGTCATTGCATTGGCTGAGAAGTACCATGTAAAAATGCCAGTTCTAACTGCAGTTGCTCGCATTATTGACAATGAATTGACTCCCAGAAAAGCTGTTCTTGAGTTGATGAGCTTACCACAG GTCGAAGAAGTTTGA